In Oleiharenicola lentus, the following are encoded in one genomic region:
- a CDS encoding TonB family protein: MQADAFILQDERPAVAFLTEALCLALGAAFTLALFIGVMLFQAVEPPAPEAEIAELRAMSMPMDTPPPRPVESAPAETAATPFAGLEIGASESAVRIAVVPPDLSQLMPVSTAAPAAKIEPARLHTEFKPKTEITGDFSRIFQQHEVDQRPAVLSRPNPNVPSAVRGNAESLRISVLILIETNGTVGNLRVLQGSGNKYFDEIILRDVREAWVFSPAMKKGRKVRCLVQQNVRVVWRGGNPFDVN, translated from the coding sequence ATGCAGGCGGACGCCTTCATCCTGCAGGACGAGCGGCCCGCGGTCGCGTTTCTGACGGAGGCGCTGTGCCTCGCCCTCGGGGCCGCGTTCACGCTCGCGCTGTTCATCGGCGTCATGCTTTTCCAGGCGGTCGAGCCGCCCGCGCCCGAGGCGGAGATCGCCGAGTTGCGCGCCATGTCGATGCCGATGGACACCCCGCCGCCGCGGCCGGTGGAGTCCGCCCCCGCCGAGACGGCGGCCACGCCCTTTGCCGGCCTGGAGATCGGCGCCTCCGAAAGCGCGGTGCGCATCGCGGTCGTGCCGCCGGACCTGTCGCAGCTCATGCCGGTCAGCACCGCCGCGCCCGCGGCGAAGATCGAGCCGGCGCGCCTCCACACCGAGTTCAAGCCCAAGACCGAGATCACCGGCGACTTCTCCCGCATCTTCCAGCAGCACGAGGTGGACCAGCGCCCCGCGGTCCTCTCCCGGCCCAATCCCAACGTGCCCTCCGCGGTCCGGGGCAACGCCGAGAGCCTCCGCATCTCCGTGCTCATCCTGATCGAGACCAACGGCACCGTCGGCAACCTCCGGGTGCTCCAGGGCTCGGGCAACAAGTACTTCGACGAGATCATCCTGCGCGACGTCCGCGAGGCCTGGGTCTTTTCCCCGGCGATGAAGAAGGGTCGCAAGGTCCGCTGCCTCGTCCAGCAGAACGTCCGCGTGGTGTGGCGCGGCGGCAATCCCTTTGACGTGAACTGA
- a CDS encoding ExbD/TolR family protein, which yields MIRRAHGQHRFESTHIDMVPMVDCIMVLVIFLMVSSSFVNDPGVEVQKPDVVGALSSEQNALLIAIAADNRIWFDGQEIRTDQVATVLKQAAVGRSPSLIVRGDQASSLGVFAQVYTEAKRAGIKQVQFATARTEGP from the coding sequence ATGATCCGGCGCGCGCACGGCCAGCATCGCTTCGAGTCCACGCACATCGACATGGTGCCGATGGTGGACTGCATCATGGTGCTGGTGATTTTCCTGATGGTCAGCAGCTCTTTCGTGAACGACCCCGGCGTCGAGGTGCAGAAGCCCGACGTCGTCGGGGCCCTCAGCAGCGAACAGAACGCCCTGCTCATCGCCATCGCCGCCGACAACCGCATCTGGTTCGACGGCCAGGAAATCCGCACCGACCAGGTCGCCACCGTCCTCAAGCAGGCGGCGGTGGGCCGCTCGCCCTCGCTCATCGTGCGCGGCGACCAGGCCTCGAGCCTCGGGGTGTTCGCGCAGGTTTACACCGAGGCCAAGCGCGCCGGCATCAAGCAGGTGCAGTTCGCCACCGCGCGGACGGAGGGGCCCTGA
- a CDS encoding MotA/TolQ/ExbB proton channel family protein translates to MNALVELIERGGWVMPVIITLSVLLYARCFRLLLSLGRIRRALRAAATPAARHRLQTEAHDSFRRQRAAIGPMIAAAPLLGLLGTVSGMEKTFENLSIAGEKSMEGLAGGISEVLVATQSGLTVAIPAMLLVYLAHREVQSQVQAVNRLDRAAGRRGGAA, encoded by the coding sequence GTGAACGCCCTGGTCGAACTTATCGAGCGCGGAGGCTGGGTGATGCCGGTGATCATCACCCTCTCGGTTCTGCTCTACGCCCGCTGTTTCCGGCTGCTGCTCTCCCTCGGGCGCATCCGCCGGGCGCTGCGCGCCGCGGCCACGCCGGCGGCCCGGCACCGGTTGCAGACGGAGGCGCATGACTCCTTCCGGCGGCAGCGCGCCGCGATCGGCCCGATGATCGCGGCCGCACCGCTGCTCGGCCTGCTCGGCACGGTCAGCGGCATGGAGAAGACCTTTGAGAACCTGTCGATCGCGGGCGAAAAATCCATGGAGGGCCTGGCCGGCGGCATTTCGGAGGTGCTCGTGGCCACGCAGTCCGGCCTGACGGTGGCGATTCCCGCCATGCTGCTGGTCTATCTCGCGCACCGCGAGGTCCAGAGCCAGGTGCAGGCGGTCAACCGGCTGGATCGCGCGGCCGGCCGGCGGGGAGGTGCCGCATGA
- a CDS encoding MotA/TolQ/ExbB proton channel family protein, with product MKARAFFLLLAGLLATTAAAAENFDEALKRAATHYTTRLQQAADELNRARERIAREKSPLLKELRAAEDSIIAFEREIVRLDTDRENATSTKRRLIRDIEEQRKTTAYVTTLAGDALKAFATGLPPGEQAFVGDDLLQLQDKLDASAATGTGAVVALDIADFMLARTERVLGGQLRDAPALNAGDNRLEEGTLAFAGPEVFFAPKGGGPAGLVRMREGSRQPVYYPQPAWPAAESAAFFSGQLGSMPADPTGGKALRLQQSAGSAGEYISKGGKVAWVIVGVGVVALLLMLHKFWDVAMMRVDTSARTAAFLQAVARGSRPEAEAALAGLGRTTRELFEEGLRHLDSPADILEERLEAVLLGQRLHFERRLPLLAVIATAAPLMGLLGTVVGMVKTFTLITVFGTGNAAKLSSGISEVLVATELGLAVAIPSLVVHGFLAHRINKHLAVLERQALEFVTAAGTAQSGVVPAGEVR from the coding sequence ATGAAAGCACGCGCCTTTTTCCTCCTGCTCGCCGGCCTGCTGGCCACCACGGCCGCGGCGGCGGAGAATTTCGATGAGGCGCTCAAGCGCGCCGCCACCCACTACACAACACGACTCCAGCAGGCCGCCGATGAGCTCAACCGCGCGCGGGAGCGCATCGCCCGCGAGAAATCCCCCCTGCTCAAGGAACTGCGGGCCGCCGAGGACAGCATCATCGCGTTCGAACGCGAAATCGTCCGCCTGGACACCGACCGGGAAAACGCCACGAGCACCAAGCGCCGCCTGATCCGCGACATCGAGGAACAGCGCAAGACCACCGCCTACGTGACCACGCTGGCCGGGGATGCGCTGAAAGCGTTCGCCACCGGACTGCCCCCGGGCGAGCAGGCCTTCGTCGGGGACGACCTGTTGCAGCTGCAGGATAAACTCGACGCGTCCGCCGCCACCGGCACCGGGGCGGTCGTGGCGTTGGACATCGCCGACTTCATGCTCGCCCGCACCGAACGGGTGCTGGGCGGCCAGCTGCGGGACGCGCCGGCGCTCAACGCGGGCGACAACCGCCTCGAGGAGGGCACGCTGGCCTTCGCCGGTCCCGAGGTGTTCTTCGCCCCGAAGGGCGGCGGACCGGCCGGCCTGGTACGCATGCGGGAAGGTTCCCGCCAGCCGGTCTATTATCCGCAACCGGCCTGGCCGGCGGCAGAGAGCGCGGCCTTTTTCAGCGGCCAACTGGGCTCGATGCCGGCCGATCCGACCGGCGGCAAGGCCCTGCGCCTGCAGCAGAGCGCCGGATCCGCGGGCGAATACATCAGCAAGGGCGGCAAGGTTGCCTGGGTCATCGTGGGCGTGGGCGTGGTCGCCCTGCTCCTCATGCTGCACAAGTTCTGGGACGTGGCGATGATGCGGGTGGACACCTCGGCGCGGACCGCCGCGTTTCTGCAGGCCGTCGCCCGTGGCTCCCGCCCCGAGGCGGAGGCGGCCCTGGCCGGTCTCGGGCGCACGACCCGCGAGCTGTTCGAGGAAGGCCTGCGGCACCTCGACTCCCCGGCGGACATTCTGGAGGAGCGGCTCGAGGCCGTGCTGCTGGGACAGCGGCTGCACTTCGAGCGCCGGCTGCCGCTGCTCGCGGTCATCGCCACCGCCGCGCCGCTCATGGGCCTGCTCGGCACCGTGGTCGGCATGGTGAAGACCTTCACGCTCATCACGGTGTTCGGCACCGGCAACGCCGCGAAGCTTTCCAGCGGCATCTCCGAGGTGCTCGTAGCCACCGAGCTGGGCCTCGCCGTGGCCATCCCCTCGCTGGTGGTGCACGGTTTCCTGGCGCACCGCATCAACAAGCACCTCGCGGTGCTGGAGCGGCAGGCGCTCGAGTTCGTCACGGCTGCGGGCACCGCCCAGAGCGGCGTGGTGCCGGCCGGGGAGGTCCGGTGA
- a CDS encoding DUF3450 family protein → MRTPLLPRAACGFLLLGWALPLVSSRAADPIEEVGKTASEWVKTRAETVRLEKDWEQDRVLLESTLTALKERGERLKEKRDHLLAATADERTEQASLNTKLTEARQTLVSTEQRLLALADKVQALRPKLPPRLAEALEMSYRSLAGKELSPGERMQLVMTVLNRCAQFNMDITHGEEVLTLPGEPAAKSVEVIYWGLSHGYALDRAGAKAWLGAPGPDGWRWELLAGAAPAVAELLAVRRDEADPRLIPVPAKLDAAR, encoded by the coding sequence ATGCGCACACCCCTTCTCCCCCGCGCGGCCTGCGGCTTCCTGCTGCTGGGCTGGGCCTTGCCCTTGGTTTCGTCCCGCGCCGCGGATCCCATTGAGGAAGTCGGCAAGACCGCCTCCGAGTGGGTCAAGACCCGCGCCGAGACCGTCCGTCTGGAAAAGGACTGGGAGCAGGACCGGGTGCTGCTCGAGTCCACCCTGACCGCGCTCAAGGAGCGGGGGGAGCGGCTCAAGGAGAAACGCGACCACCTGCTCGCCGCCACGGCGGATGAACGCACCGAACAGGCCTCGCTCAACACCAAGCTCACCGAAGCCCGGCAGACGCTCGTGTCCACCGAGCAGCGGTTGCTGGCCCTGGCGGACAAGGTGCAGGCGCTGCGCCCCAAGCTCCCGCCGCGGCTGGCCGAAGCCCTGGAGATGTCCTATCGCAGCCTCGCGGGCAAGGAGCTGAGCCCCGGCGAGCGCATGCAGCTGGTGATGACGGTGCTGAACCGCTGCGCGCAGTTCAACATGGACATCACCCACGGCGAGGAGGTCCTCACCCTGCCCGGCGAGCCGGCGGCGAAATCCGTGGAGGTCATTTACTGGGGCCTCAGCCACGGCTACGCGCTGGATCGCGCGGGCGCCAAGGCCTGGCTCGGAGCGCCCGGTCCGGACGGCTGGCGCTGGGAGCTGCTCGCGGGCGCGGCGCCGGCGGTGGCGGAACTGCTGGCGGTCCGGCGCGATGAAGCCGACCCGCGGCTCATCCCGGTGCCCGCAAAACTGGACGCGGCCCGCTGA
- a CDS encoding aldo/keto reductase, with the protein MQSRPFGRHGLNCSEIGFGAWAIGSHWGAQSDADSLAALHRALDLGCNFIDTAAGYGNGHSEKIIARVLRERAAAGKQERVFVATKTPPADGIWPPSPYCRAEERYSEAWLRANVATRLANLGVQKLDLLQLHTWTRAWNRNPTPFKVLRQLQREGLLGLIGVSTPEQDQNSVIDLMRGGWVDAVQVIYNLFEQEPAAELLDVARECGVAIIVRVAFDEGVLTGKFTADTKFAPDDFRARYFEGDRLARAVAHADEIKKDLVGTGYTLPQAALKWVLAHPAVSTVIPGIRSVAQAEANCGVSDLPAMPAALVEKLRRHNWRRGVWYGGK; encoded by the coding sequence ATGCAATCCCGCCCCTTCGGCCGGCACGGCCTCAACTGCTCGGAGATCGGATTCGGTGCGTGGGCCATCGGCTCGCATTGGGGTGCACAAAGCGACGCCGACTCGCTCGCCGCGCTCCACCGCGCGCTGGACCTCGGGTGCAACTTCATCGACACGGCGGCCGGCTACGGCAACGGCCACAGCGAGAAAATCATCGCGCGCGTGCTGCGCGAGCGCGCCGCCGCCGGGAAGCAGGAGCGCGTCTTCGTCGCCACGAAGACCCCGCCGGCCGACGGCATCTGGCCGCCCTCGCCCTACTGCCGGGCGGAGGAGCGCTACTCCGAGGCCTGGCTGCGCGCCAATGTTGCCACCCGCCTCGCCAACCTCGGCGTGCAGAAACTCGACCTGCTCCAGCTCCACACCTGGACGCGCGCCTGGAACCGGAACCCGACGCCGTTCAAGGTCCTCCGCCAGCTCCAACGCGAGGGCCTCCTCGGCCTGATCGGCGTCTCCACCCCCGAGCAGGACCAGAACAGCGTGATCGACCTCATGCGCGGCGGCTGGGTGGATGCGGTGCAGGTGATCTACAACCTGTTCGAACAGGAACCCGCCGCCGAACTGCTCGACGTGGCGCGCGAGTGCGGCGTCGCCATCATCGTGCGCGTGGCCTTCGACGAGGGCGTGCTGACCGGCAAGTTCACCGCCGACACGAAGTTCGCGCCCGACGATTTCCGCGCCCGCTACTTCGAAGGCGACCGTCTGGCCCGCGCCGTGGCCCACGCCGACGAGATCAAAAAGGACCTCGTGGGCACCGGCTACACCCTGCCGCAGGCCGCGCTCAAGTGGGTGCTCGCCCACCCCGCCGTCTCCACCGTCATCCCGGGCATCCGCAGCGTGGCCCAGGCCGAGGCCAACTGCGGCGTGAGCGACCTGCCGGCCATGCCGGCGGC